A region of Lycium barbarum isolate Lr01 chromosome 3, ASM1917538v2, whole genome shotgun sequence DNA encodes the following proteins:
- the LOC132633973 gene encoding protein DYAD-like, with protein sequence METYYRKRSKRIIQANLEMDYLKGQKHTSVACADTPAMARHENQPLMPTADNDSTLKCHGDNEIVEAKMKIWIGSIYEIDHIYLPPRTPVQLKSIRVAMVSETSALNVAVRFPSMESLQTYFSNSSREMYPALDEKFVMGIALANKVLLRQVPSHEFTEKKHLHSFWLLNSTNLAVPPKHGNCLSHLKVNGMVTWGIRRQVKFLGRHEESNNTKSSSSFVQGDEISKVELPAKADKEEEEEEDNEEDQEDGVKQEKDEETEENDDEVVAEKIHRNLKRKRYSLRATTTKKAKKTRVEMQRQKNRTKKKNTCRQLTVYKDPKDRWSTERYKLAEKNLMEVMKSKGATANNPIIRPELRAEARKHIGDTGLLDHLLKHMAGKIAPGGTERFRRRHNAEGAMEYWLESADLVNIRKEAGVNDPYWIPPPGWKLGDSPTQHPICAQEFKRLKNEIMVLKRDWEEMVLSKKQLEEEVGRMKRKIEELELKKKQQESQSILTSRTMEKCKKQLMIANSDFMAKMEEKILNLVSKMEKKERSISTLMLSTERLAEVKEKQVEQESEKQGEQAVAAMERSKVAADQSKEVTATFNPKRARNSAPRAEEKAAKIQRLKSGFRLCKPQGSFLWPNMVRKNGGNNMSPQVVVQVEDLHMVQTPPSVSSSSAIAPPSLLPFHKNSLPASPVKPVPERRAVTVTVSTISSETCYGAGDNMNYSAGNKTTTMINLNDVPLNNVGEGFRQTPTSRQTITTTTTVMPHHVSIIYPGVNINKPRQASVDDSASQIQQQASKCCSSSATSLPQGAASWLVLATPRNTDSNESIIG encoded by the exons ATGGAAACTTACTACAGAAAAAGATCCAAAAGAATCATTCAAGCCAACCTC GAAATGGATTACCTGAAAGGGCAAAAGCATACCAGTGTCGCCTGTGCAGACACACCAGCTATGGCCAGACATGAAAACCAACCACTTATGCCCACAGCAGATAATGACTCTACCCTTAAATGCCACG GAGACAATGAAATTGTGGAAGCCAAGATGAAAATTTGGATTGGTTCTATTTACGAGATTGATCATATATATTTGCCTCCCAGAACTCCAGTTCAACTCAAGTCCATCCGAGTAGCAATG GTGAGCGAGACAAGTGCATTGAACGTGGCAGTGAGGTTTCCGAGCATGGAGTCACTACAAACATACTTCAGCAACAGCAGTCGGGAGATGTATCCAGCTCTTGACGAGAAGTTTGTGATGGGAATAGCTCTGGCTAATAAAGTGCTTCTCCGTCAAGTTCCTTCTCATGAGTTTACTGAGAAGAAGCATCTTCATAGCTTCTGGTTGCTCAACTCCACTAATTTGGCTGTTCCTCCAAAGCATGGCAACTGCTTGTCTCATCTCAAGGTCAATGGAATGGTTACCTGGGGAATACGCCGTCAAGTCAAGTTTCTCGGCAGACATGAGGAAAGCAACAACACCAAGTCTTCCTCCAGTTTCGTTCAAGGAGATGAAATCTCAAAGGTGGAGCTACCTGCAAAAGctgacaaagaagaagaagaagaagaagataatgAGGAAGATCAAGAGGATGGAGTAAAGCAAGAAAAAGATGAAGAAACAGAGGAGAACGATGATGAGGTTGTAGCAGAGAAGATTCACAGGAACCTGAAGAGGAAAAGATACAGCTTAAGAGCAACTACAACAAAAAAGGCAAAGAAAACAAGGGTTGAGATGCAAAGGCAGAAAAACAGAACTAAGAAGAAAAACACATGCAGGCAGTTGACTGTATACAAAGACCCCAAAGACCGCTGGTCTACAGAGAG GTACAAGTTGGCGGAGAAGAACTTAATGGAGGTGATGAAGTCAAAGGGTGCAACTGCTAATAACCCTATTATCAGACCAGAGTTGAGAGCAGAGGCACGAAAGCACATTGGAGATACGGGGCTGTTGGATCATTTGCTCAAACACATGGCCGGTAAGATTGCACCTGGAGGGACTGAACGTTTTCGACGCAGGCACAATGCTGAGGGAGCAATGGAGTATTGGCTGGAAAGTGCTGACCTTGTTAACATCAGGAAGGAGGCTGGTGTTAATGATCCTTATTGGATTCCACCACCTGGTTGGAAACTTGGAGACTCCCCGACTCAACACCCCATCTGTGCCCAGGAATTCAAGCGCCTCAAAAATGAGATTATGGTACTCAAAAG AGACTGGGAGGAAATGGTGCTTTCAAAGAAACAGTTGGAAGAAGAAGTTGGAAGGATGAAAAG AAAGATTGAGGAGCTTGAATTGAAGAAGAAGCAACAAGAAAGCCAATCCATTTTGACTTCAAGGACAATG GAAAAGTGCAAGAAACAATTAATGATAGCCAATTCAGATTTTATGGCAAAAATGGAg GAAAAAATTCTGAACCTGGTGTCTAAAATGGAAAAAAAGGAAAGGTCAATCTCGACATTAATGTTGTCAACTGAGCGATTAGCTGAAGTAAAGGAAAAGCAAGTGGAACAAGAAAGTGAGAAACAGGGAGAGCAAGCAGTAGCAGCAATGGAGAGATCAAAAGTAGCTGCTGATCAGAGCAAGGAGGTAACAGCAACATTTAACCCCAAAAGAGCAAGAAATAGTGCCCCAAGAGCTGAGGAAAAAGCAGCCAAGATACAAAGGCTAAAGAGTGGGTTCAGACTGTGTAAACCCCAGGGTAGTTTCCTTTGGCCAAACATGGTCCGCAAGAATGGTGGTAACAACATGTCCCCTCAGGTTGTGGTCCAGGTGGAAGATCTTCATATGGTCCAAACACCACCCTCAGTGTCTTCTTCCAGTGCCATAGCTCCTCCTTCATTGCTGCCTTTTCATAAGAACAGCCTGCCAGCTTCCCCTGTCAAGCCTGTCCCTGAAAGACGAGCAGTCACTGTTACTGTCTCCACCATCTCTAGTGAAACTTGCTATGGAGCTGGGGATAACATGAATTACTCAGCTGGAAACAAGACAACTACTATGATCAACTTAAATGATGTCCCTCTTAACAATGTTGGTGAAGGATTTCGCCAAACCCCAACATCAAGACAAACTATAACCACAACTACTACTGTCATGCCTCATCATGTGAGTATAATTTATCCT GGAGTCAACATCAACAAACCACGGCAAGCTTCAGTTGACGACAGCGCTAGCCAGATTCAGCAACAAGCAAGCAAATGCTGCTCTTCCTCTGCCACATCCTTGCCCCAGGGAGCTGCAAGTTGGTTAGTTCTGGCTACTCCAAGAAACACCGACTCAAATGAGTCCATCATTGGATGA